One window of Mauremys mutica isolate MM-2020 ecotype Southern chromosome 6, ASM2049712v1, whole genome shotgun sequence genomic DNA carries:
- the SLC26A1 gene encoding sulfate anion transporter 1, with protein sequence MESQTETIKMDIGPSLSFPMERKVHIQISGRQLIKTKLRKSCSCTTKRLKNVVMDFFPVLRWLPKYRCREYIWGDVMSGVVIGIILVPQAIAYSLLAGLKPIYSLYTSFFANIIYFLMGTSRHVSVGIFSLLSLMVGQVVDRELLLAGFDLNDEDDANSNSYEWNGNNSNGTAFNLTLGGLSTECGKDCYAIGVATALTFLAGVYQVLMGVFRLGFVSVYLSESVLDGFATGASLTILTAQVKYLIGIKIPRSQGHGIFLTTWINIFQNISQANVCDVITSVVCIAVLVAAKELGDRYKQKLKIPLPTELVVIVVATLVSHYGKLNEVYASSVSGAIPTGFIPPQLPNFNMMYRVALDAVPLAIVGFAFTISLSEMFAKKYAYTVRANQEMFAIGFCNIIPSFFHCFATSAALAKTLVKSSTGCQTQVSSVISAAVVLLVLLFLAPLFYSLQKCVLACIIIVSLRGALRKFRDVPQRYHMNKMDTLVWFVTVFSSALISTEMGLLIGVLFSMLCIVVRTQRPRTALLGQIQSTAFYEDDWEYESLCPVPNAKIFRFEAPLYYANKDFFLKSLYRMTGLDPTLEAAKRKKNEKKQKEHLKEGNRGTIVKGLDQADTALHLVPKQVDFQTIIIDCSSITFLDTAGIITLKEIVKDYNKLKITVLLACCNPSVIDSLKRGGYFGKDCKKMHELLFYSIHSAVQFARDRKFLADGSAV encoded by the exons ATGGAAAGCCAAACAGAAACTATCAAGATGGATATTGGCCCCTCTCTGTCATTTCCAATGGAAAGAAAGGTTCACATCCAGATAAGTGGGAGACAGCTCATCAAAACCAAACTGAGGAAGAGCTGTTCCTGCACCACTAAGAGACTGAAGAACGTAGTCATGGACTTCTTCCCTGTATTACGATGGCTTCCCAAGTACCGCTGCAGAGAATACATATGGGGGGACGTTATGTCTGGGGTGGTGATTGGGATCATTTTGGTACCCCAAGCCATAGCGTATTCTCTGCTAGCCGGTCTGAAGCCTATTTATAGCCTTTACACGTCATTCTTTGCCAACATAATTTATTTCCTGATGGGCACCTCTCGCCACGTGTCTGTTGGCATTTTCAGCCTGTTAAGTTTAATGGTAGGGCAAGTTGTGGACAGAGAGCTACTCTTGGCAGGGTTTGACCTGAATGATGAGGATGACGCCAACAGCAACAGCTATGAATGGAACGGCAACAATTCTAATGGAACCGCCTTCAACCTTACCCTGGGGGGGTTgagcactgagtgcgggaaagaCTGTTATGCTATTGGCGTTGCTACAGCCTTGACTTTTCTGGCTGGAGTTTATCAG GTTCTGATGGGAGTCTTTCGTCTAGGCTTTGTCTCTGTGTATCTTTCAGAGTCTGTGCTGGATGGATTTGCAACTGGTGCTTCTTTAACCATTTTAACAGCCCAAGTTAAGTACCTTATTGGAATAAAAATCCCACGCAGCCAAGGCCATGGGATCTTCTTAACGACCTGGattaatatttttcaaaacatttctCAGGCTAACGTATGCGATGTAATCACGAGCGTGGTTTGCATTGCTGTGCTAGTCGCTGCGAAAGAACTGGGAGATCGGTACAAGCAGAAGCTGAAAATCCCACTGCCCACAGAGCTGGTGGTTATTGTTGTGGCTACGCTGGTTTCACACTATGGGAAGCTGAATGAAGTTTATGCATCCAGTGTTTCGGGGGCAATTCCAACTGGATTTATTCCCCCTCAGCTGCCAAATTTTAACATGATGTATCGCGTGGCTCTAGATGCTGTTCCTCTTGCCATAGTTGGCTTTGCATTTACAATCTCTCTCTCAGAAATGTTTGCCAAGAAATATGCCTACACTGTCAGAGCGAATCAGGAAATGTTTGCCATAGGATTCTGTAACATTATCCCATCCTTTTTCCATTGTTTTGCAACCAGCGCAGCTCTTGCAAAAACGCTTGTGAAATCTTCTACGGGCTGCCAGACGCAGGTCTCTAGTGTTATCAGCGCAGCGGTcgtgctgctggtgctgctcttcCTCGCTCCGCTGTTTTATTCTTTGCAAAAATGTGTTTTGGCTTGCATCATAATAGTCAGTCTCCGAGGAGCTCTTCGGAAGTTTAGAGACGTGCCCCAGCGATATCACATGAACAAGATGGACACTCTGGTCTGGTTCGTTACTGTGTTCTCATCTGCCCTGATCAGCACAGAAATGGGGCTTTTGATTGGGGTCCTCTTTTCCATGCTGTGCATCGTTGTTCGTACGCAGCGACCCCGTACTGCCCTGCTTGGTCAGATCCAGAGCACTGCCTTCTATGAAGACGACTGGGAATATGAAAGTCTCTGTCCTGTTccaaatgccaaaatatttcGTTTTGAGGCACCACTTTACTATGCAAATAAAGACTTTTTTCTGAAGTCTCTCTACAGAATGACTGGGCTAGATCCTACTCTGGAAGCtgctaaaaggaaaaagaatgagaAGAAGCAAAAAGAGCATTTGAAAGAGGGAAATAGAGGCACGATTGTTAAGGGATTGGATCAGGCAGATACAGCCTTACACCTGGTCCCTAAACAAGTAGATTTCCAGACTATCATCATAGACTGTTCCTCAATCACTTTTCTGGACACAGCTGGTATAATCACATTAAAGGAAATAGTGAAAGATTACAACAAGCTAAAAATCACTGTTCTTCTGGCTTGCTGCAACCCCTCAGTGATTGACTCTCTGAAAAGAGGGGGCTACTTTGGGAAGGACTGCAAAAAGATGCACGAATTGCTGTTCTATAGCATTCACAGTGCTGTGCAGTTTGCCAGAGATAGAAAGTTTTTGGCAGATGGGTCTGCTGTTTAG